From the genome of Candidatus Omnitrophota bacterium:
TCCGCAACTTATTTATGGAGTTTGTATTTACAAACAAAATCAATTACTTATGAAAAATATCTCAAATCGTTTATGAGTCAGCTGCTCTAACCATCTGAGCTATGGGCCCGGAAATATTTGTAGCATTTTATATTACTATAAAGCAAAAAAATCGGCAAGGAAAAAGTTAATTTAACAAACCGGTAGAAAAACTTAAATTAGGTTAAAAATAAATAGGAGTTTAACAAAATAATGGGAGACGACTTACAAGAGGATTATAAATCTTAGGCCATCTAATGTTACAAATTTACTTATGAACGAATTTGCCACCCATAAACAGAATTACATTCATTCATACTCCATTTCAGACACGTTACCCATTGCAACTTTATTCCTTGTTTACTTATCTTTATTTCTTTAACTGATGGGCTGACCCACTCCTTCTTTTTTTCATCTTCAACCCTCTATTTTATCTTGTTATCTGCCAAACGTAACTTATTTACCACTGTACAGCCTCACCACCCACCTCTTCGTGGCTGAGGAATAAATAATATACCTTTCTAAACCTTCAGTCAAGCCCAAAATAATGTATAAAGAACCTAGAACCTCAAACCAACCTCCCCCACCTCGTAGGTGTCCAAAGTCGGCTGAGATAAGTGCCGTTAAATAAACGATTTATGGCAGGCGAAAAAGACCACCTACGAGGTGGAGAAGGTATGAGAAGGGCAAACAAAAAAACTTTTGCCTTACTTTCCTCCAAAGGGAAGTTTTATTTTATCCTTTATCTTCTCGGTAGTATCGGAAATTAGGGACTCTGTTTTAGAAAGAGTGTCTCCCAGAGTAGTGGATAAGCCCCTAAGGTCAAAATTAACCAGCCCGGAAATGGTAGTATTCATCATCGCCTTCACGAGGATAAGCGTGGCCAGTGCATTGGGGTCTTTTATGTCAGAATATGTTTCATCAAGGTTAATATTAAATTCTTTTACGACAGGAGTTGGTCCTTTGGAATAATCTTTATAGATAACCTTGCCTATCTTAAGCTGAAGTTTATCAATCTGGATTTGCGGGGTCTTTGCCTTTTCTTGGGATCCTTTACCTTCTTTTTGTACCTGAACAACCTTAAGGGCATCGAGATTGACTTTACCATCCTTGTTCTTCACAACTACAAATTCTTTAAGGTTAAATCTTGCTTCGTAAAGATGGACTTTGCGTTTTAGAAGTTGGGAAAGATTATACTTTACATAGATATGGGGAATATCAACCATTATTTTATCTTCAAAATCTATAGGATTATAAAGCAAAAGTCCCTTTATATCAATTAGCGTGTTCAACAACTCTAAATTAACACTGGATAACTGTAAACGTAATCCGGTTACTATTTTTACTCCTTTTTCAACACCCACTTTAACAATCGTGTCTTTCAAAATAACTACTAAAGCAAACGCCACTAATAAGAAAATAATTACTGCCATAAAAAATTTCTTCATGGACTCCTCCTTTCTTTGTGTATTGTAGGATTATATACTATCATCACAGATGCCTCCCGCCTATTTGGCAGAGGTGGGACATTTACCAGAAAAGGCGAGAGGCACGCTTTTATAGAGATGCTCTGTAACGGAAACAGAGCAAAGAAGGCAAGTTATATTTTATAGTTATGTCCGATAGTGTTGGACTTTATCTCTTCCAAAAACAACAATTTTTTAACCTCTTCAGCAGCTTTAATTCCTGAATAAAGCATTGCTCCAAATGTAGGGCCCATACGCGGAAGACCAAAAACCGTTGCTACCGACATCCCACAAACAATCAAACCCGGATGAACCTCTCCGGTTTTTTCTATAATCAAATCCTCCGATGCCTCTACCCACATTGGACCCATACCTTTAATTTTCAACAATCCCCGTTTATTTAAAGCTTCGCATATTATCGCGTCGTGACCGGTGGCATCAATCACCACTTTAGACTCTAACGCTACCGGGTCAATACAATTTATCTGCCGGGGCAGAGTAGAAACAGGCGACCAATTTATTACCAAACCTGCCACCCGATTTCCCTGCTTTACAACCACATCGTCCACTTTCGTCATATTAAGGATTCTTAATCCTGCATCACAGGCAGAAGCAATCAATTTCGCACAGGCATGGGGAGCAAGAGTAGTAAAGAGCCCTTTTTCTACCTCTTTATAGGGAATACCCAATTCCTCAAGGAGTTTCTCCGCCGGGGCACGGACGGTCAAAGTATTCATTAAATATCCTCCGCTCCAGAAGCCTCCGCCGAGATAATTATTTGCCTCTATAATTAAAACCTTTGCGCCTGCTTCGGCTAACTTTTTACCTGCCATAAGTCCTGAAGGGCCACCACCGGCAATAAGCACATCTACCCGCGTATTTTTAATAAACTCTTCAGAAAAATCTCTAACAATTGCCTGTGTAATTTTTTCTTCGGAAATTTTCTCAAACTTGACCATCATCTACCTCCATTTTTTAGTATATTAACACAGAAAATCACTACCTGTCAAGGTATTTGGATAGCGCCTCTAAGTTCCTTGCAGTTGCCCCCCGCGCTTTTAAAACCACTTCTTTAGCAAGTAAACCTATTCTTTCTCTTTCAGCCGGTGCATCAAGCAAATTAATAATGCAGTCTTTAAATTCCTTTTTATTTTCGCAAACAAGAACAGCATTTTTTTCCTGAAAAACTTTAAAAATATCTAAAAAGTTGAAAAAGTATTTTCCGGAAATAACCGCTTTAGAGAAAACCGCAGGTTCAATAATATTGTGCCCTCCTTTCTTAGTTAAACTTCCTCCCACAAAAACAATGTCTGCTATCATATAGTAATTTCGCAACTGACCAACGGTATCAAGAATAAAAACCGTTAATTGGTAATTGGTAACTGGCAACTGATAATTTAAAGAAGATAATCTTATGGAGGAAAACCTCTTTTTAATAACCAATTTTTCTATTTCCGTGCTTCTTTCTGGATGGCGGGGAGCAAGGACTAATCGCAAATCAGGATAATCCAGGAGCAGTTCCTTATAAACCGCTAAAATAATTTTTTCTTCTCCTTTATGCGTACTTCCCGCCACCAGAAGCTTTTCTTTTGTTCCTATGCCTAATTTCCGTCTTAAATCAGTATAATCTTTTTTTGAATCCGCATAATCTGTGTCGTCAAATTTCATATTTCCCGTAACGGAAACTTTTTCTTGATTTACCCCTAAATCAATAAATCTCTTTTTATCCTTCTGGGATTGCGCTAAAACCAAACTAATTCTTCTTAAAATCGGTTTCAAGAGAAACTTCACCAATCTATACCGTCTAAAAGCTTTGTCGGAAATCCTTGCATTAACTAATACCATCGGGATTTTGAGCATATAACTTTGAAAAATAAAATTGGGCCAGAGTTCTGTCTCTAAAACAACCAAGAGTGAAGGTTTAATGGCTCGAAAAGTTTTTCTCACTATAAAGCTGAAATCAAGGGGCGCATAGATTACTATCTCGTCGGGCAAAGCAAATTTTCTGGCTAAAACGTTTCCCGTTTTAGTAACCGTGGAGAAAACAATTTTATAATCCGCATAACTCTCCCGCAAAAGTTTCCAGAGAAACCTGCTTGCATTCACTTCTCCAACGCTTACCGCGTGAATCCAAACAACTTTTTTCCCTTTTATTTTTTGGAAAAAATTTTTAGGGAAAATCCCCAAACGTTGAAGAAAATCCCGATGATACTTTCTCTTGTAGATTAAGTAGGTAAGATAAAAAAAAGAAAGAAAGGCAAAAACTATATCATAAAAAATATACATCTTAAACCCTATGGTTTGAGAAACTTTACCATCAAATAAATGACTTAAGCTCGGGGATGTGCCTTTTCATAAACTGCCTTAAGGCGCTCAGCAGTAACATGGGTATAAATCTGCGTAGTGGATAGATTGGCATGACCTAAGAGTTCTTGAACTGCTCTTAAGTCTGCTCCGCGTTCTAAAAGATGCGTGGCAAAAGAATGTCTTAAAGCATGGGGGGAAATTTTCTCCCGCAGTGCGGTTCTCCTGACATATTTATCCAGAATCAAGCGCACCCCCCGCACAGTAATCCTTCTTCCGCGGTTGTTCAAAAATACTGCTTTGTGTTCTTTAAAAACAGGAAAACGCGATTCTAAGTAAGTCTTTATTGCTCTCAAAGCTCTATCCCCAATGGGAACAAATCTCTCTTTTTTACCTTTTCCTCTCACCTTAACTGCTCCTCCAATAAAATCAATATCCTCGACATCCAAACCTACCAATTCCGAAATCCGCATACCTGTGCTATAAATTGTTTCCATAATCGCCCTGTCGCGCAGACCTGAAAGGTCATTTTCGGCAGATTCTATTAATTTTGCTACCTCATCCACAGTAAGAAAAAGAGGTAGCTTCTTATCCAACTTGGGAGCACGCATTCCTAAGGCAGGGTTATTTTTAATGTATCCCTCCCTCACCAAAAACTTAAAGAAACTTCTCAGACACGACACTCTCCGGGCAACCGTTTTTTTGGAGAAATTCTTTGTTTTTAACTCTGCTAAAAATCTTCTTATATCCAAGTGATTTATCTCTTCAATGGGTTTTTCTCCAACAAAAGAAGAAAAATATTTCAAATCTATTGTGTAATTTATCAAAGTGTGCTCCGAATAATTTTTCTCAATTTTTAGATAATTTAGAAATTTATCTATATAACGTTCCATCGCTCTATAAACTTAACCTCAAAATCCTATTTTATAACAAAAATGCCTTTTAGGAGTTAGTGTTTTGTACCACGGGTAATTTGCGTGCCGTGAACTTACAATTGGGATAATTAGAACATCCATAAAAAAACCCTTTGCGCGATTTGCGCTCTACCAATTCTCCGTTACATCCTTCTTGAGGACATTTTACGCCGGTAGTTATTGTCTTTGCGTTTTTGCATTCAGGATATCCAGAACAACTTAAAAATTTCCCCTTTCTGCCCCATTTAATCACCATTGGCCTTCCGCACTCTGCACACACTTGGTCAGTAGCAATGGTTTCTTTTCTTACATTACGCATAGAGACCTGAGCAATGTTAAGTTTTCTCTTAAAAGGTTCATAAAATTCATGCAAAAGTTTTACCCAGTCCACACTACCCTCTTCCACCTCATCAAGTTTTTCCTCCATTTCTGCGGTAAACCGCAGATTAAGGATGTCAGGAAACGATTCCTCAAGCAGTTCGGTAACAATCATCCCCATCTCTGTAGGGAAAAAATATCCTTTATCTCGACGAACATAATCGCGGGCAATTATGGTTTGAATAATCGGAGCGTATGTTGATGGACGACCAATGCCCTCCTCTTCCAGAGCCTTTACTAAAGTTGCGTCAGAATAGCGTGGTGGAGGTTTAGTAAAATGTTGAGAAGGAAGTAAATTCATAAGTAACAATTCCTCACCCTCTTCTAAGATGGGAAGAATATTTTCATTGTTGTTATCCTCTTTATAAATAATTAAGTACCCCGGGAAAAGCAACTTTGAGCCACTGGCAGAAAACAGATATTCTCCTGCTTGAATATCCACGCTCATCACCTCAAATACTGCAGGGTTCATCTGTGAAGCCACAAACTTCCTCCAGATAAGTTCGTAGAGTTTAAACTGTTCAGAAGTAAGATATCCTTTTATTTTATCCGGCTCACGCAAAACCGAGGTCGGGCGGATTGCCTCATGTGCCTCTTGGGCAGATTTTTTAGACCTGTATTGATAGGAAACATCCGGTAGATAATCTTTTCCAAATCTCTCCTGAATAAACCGCCGTAATTCTTCTAAGGCAGAATCCGCAACCCTCACTGAGTCCGTGCGCATATAAGTAATTAAACCCACAGTTTCTTCTTTCCCAAGGTCTATACCTTCATATAATTGTTGAGCAATGCGCATGGTTTTCTCTGCAGAAAAATGTAGTTTATTGAATGCTTCTTGTTGAAGTTTACTGGTGGTAAATGGAGGCTGGGGATTTTTCCTTTTCTGTTTTAGCTCGATATTCTTTACTAAAAATTTCTCTCTTTTTATCTTCTCTACTAAATCCTCAGCGGTTTCTCTATTCTTTATCTCTGCTTTGTTTTCCCCAATCTTCTCTAACTTCGCCTTAAATGATTCTTCTGGAGGAGGGGTGCTTTTCCCCTCTACCAGCGGGGTGAGGTGTTCTATTTTTCTTTTTTTCAATTCCGCCTCAATTTCCCAGTATTCCTGAGGAATAAAATTTTTAATCTCCTTTTCTCTTTCTACAATTAATTTTACTGCCACTGACTGCACCCTTCCCGCACTCAAACCTCTCCCTACTTTCTTCCAGAGTAGAGGACTCAAAGAATATCCCACAATTCGGTCAAGGATTCTTCTTGCCTGCTGGGCATTAACGAGATTCATATTGATGGTAGTGGGATGTTTAAAAGCCTCTCTTACTGCCTCGGGAGTAATTTCGTGAAAGACAACTCGATGCATAGTTTTATTTTTTCCTAAAAGATTAGAAAGATGCCAGCTGATTGCTTCTCCTTCACGGTCAGGGTCGGTTGCTAAATATAGGCAAGGCTCATCCTTTACCGTCTTTTTAAGCTTATTTATTACCTTTTTTCTTCCCGGCAGGATGCTGTAATGAGGCTTAAAATTATTCTCAATCTCCACCGACATAGAAGAACCGCGCAAATCCATTACATGCCCCATTGAAGATTCTACCGTGTAGCCGTCGCCTAAAATTTTATTCAGTGTCTTTGCTTTAGCGGGTGACTCAACAATGACCAGTCCTTTTGCCATCACTTCCTCTCCCGTGGCAGAATAATTCTACCCTAAATTATTCCTATTACTTTTTCACAAACATTTTACCCGGAAGCTGTTTAATCAATCCTTTTAACTCCAACTTTACTAAAATATTTGCCAGTTCAGTTAATTCTAATGCTGCTTCCTCTTTGACTTCATCTATATATTTTGGTTCGTTGTCCAATAGATGATAAATTTTTTCCTCTTTTTCTTCAAGTGGAAGAATTTTGGCAGGTTTACTATTTTCTTCTTTTAAATCTAAGATGTCAAGTTTTAATTCTTCCAAGATATCTTCAACCGAAGAAACCAGTTTTGCTCCTTGCTTTATAAGACTGTGCGTCCCGCGGGAGGTGGGTGAATCTACTTTTCCAGGAACCGCAAATACTTCTCTGCCCTCATCAAGAGCAAAATCTGCAGTAATTAAAGCACCACTACTTTCTCCTGCTTCCACCACAATTACCCCTTTTGACAAACCACTGATTATACGGTTTCTACGGGGAAAATTCTGTTTTAAGGGTGGGTGTTTTAGAGGAAATTCTGAAATTATTGCACCGGAATTTTCTATCTCCTCTGCGATTTTTTTATTCTCTTGGGGATAGATATTAACCAAACCGCTTCCCAAAACCGCCAAAGTTCTTCCTTTGGCCCTCAAAGCTCCTTTGTGCGCCTGGGTATCTATACCGCGGGCTAACCCTGAAACAATGGTTATCCCTCTTGAGGCAAGAAGAAAAGAAAATCTTTCCGCTAAAGAGAGACCGTAGTAGGAAGCAAGGCGGGACCCTACAATGGCTAACGCATTTTTGTCTATATTCTTCAAAGCGCCCTTTACATATAAAAGATAAGGTGGGTCATAAATTTCTTTTAGATTCTCGGGGTAATCATCATCATCTAAACTCACAAGAGTAATGTTTTTTTCCTTAACCAATGCTAATTCCCGCTGTAAATCAAATTCTTTAAATGCCTTCTTAATCTTTATCGCTAAATTCTTAGTTATACCCTCAATTTTACACAATTCTTCTTCACTTTGAGCAAAGACTCTGTTAAAACTACCCACCGTCTCTTTTAGGCGTTTCAATTTTAGAAAACCTATGCTTTCTACAGAGTTAAGAATCATTAAAGCTTCTTTTTCTTCCATAAAAAATAACCCTCCTTTTGACCGCCGAAAATTATTATTTTTAGTAAGTATAGCAAAGGAGTTTAAAGGATGTCAAATGAAAGAATAACCCACCCTCTTGAAAGATACGAAGGATATGTTATATTTTAATAAGAGGGATAAAAAATGAAGAGGAAGTATTTTATTATTTTTCTATTAATTTCTTCCATAACCTATCTATTTTCATCTACTTCTGACCTCAATACCCTTTTAACCTCTCTTGATAAAGCTTCTACTTCATTACGCAGAACAAAAAGCGGATATCAACCTTGGATTATAGAAGTCTCTTCTAAAAGACCGGGTTTAGAGGCCTATCAAATAGGAGAAATAATCAAGTCACTTCAGGCCCACAATTGTTACTGGCAGGTACTGAATGACTCCGCAAAAGAATTAGTTATACAGCGATTGCTCTCTCTTGACTTAGAAGAGTTTCCTTATAAACTTGCACAATTTATACATAAAACCCTGCGGGGAGCAATTACCGGAGATTTGCAAAGAGAAACTTTTGAGGATGTGGCACAAAAAATATTAAGTATCAGTTTAGAAGGAAGTTTTCTCTGGGGATTTAAAGCACAGGATACAGATGAAGAAATATATGCTCCCAACGACTTTGACCTTATAATAATTATTAGGGATTCAGCTGTATTTAAAAAAATTAATCGAGAACTAAAACCCGAAGACCAAAGGTTTCTTTTCGGAAATAATCCCCGCGCACCTCCGCTTTTAAGTATTTTCATCATCGGAGATAAAAATCTTGTCCAAGCAGGATTAGATTACAAAAATCCCCAAAATTTTAGAACACTCGCAGTTATCTCCTCTCTTTTAAGTTCAGCAGCAAACATTAGCGGAACAGAGCTCAAAACAGACAACCTTCCCCTCTGGGTCGGGGATGTTTATATCAAAAGTATTGTGAGAAGTACATATCTAATAAAAGAAGTTCTACAAAAAGTTGAATTGACTGATAGCGAATTTGAAGAAATGTTATCTCTCCAAGAGAAAGAAACGCTTACTGAAGAAGAAGAATATCGCCTCATTGAGCTGTCTCAAAAGTTAGATGCTCAAATATACTGGTACCCAAAATTAATGAAACGCATTCTTGAGGCAGACTTACGCATAAAATTCATTGAAGAAAAGATACTTAATAAAAAAATTCTTCCCCTGAATATCACGCTGGGAGGAAAAGCGGTAAGTGAAATTATCAATGTCGCCCTTACCACCGGAATAAAGGATATAGAAGAAATTCTCTCTCTCAAAGAAGATTTATACAAAGCACTAAATCACCTAACCCATTGGGTAGAAACCTTTGAACAATATTTAAACCAAGTGGGTATAGAATGCCCTTCTTCTCCCTAGTGCTTCAGGCGAAGAAAGACTTCCGTTAAAACTTTAGCAGGTTAAGTGTAAACAGGCAATCGTTTTTTTCTTTTCCGAAAGCTTATTATATTCCTGGCAGGCTTTATTTGTAGGCAGGATTAATAACTCTATGTTTAGCGCTTTTATTTTCTCCTTGACCTTTTCGGAAACTTGCATTAAACCCACTGCACCTGTTCCGATAATCAAAACCTCTGGTTCTTCTTTTAAAACTTCTTCTATATCCTCAATAAACAGACTGTGTCCTTCTTTTCGCCACCAAGACGGATTGATTTTCTGAGGATAGATAATTACATCCTTGGCATAAAAAATACCATCAATAACAATTTCACCAAAGTTATATTTCTCTATCTTTGGTGGATACACCTAAGTTCTTTTCTCTAATCCTTCTCTTCTTGCTCGCTCTTCTCCCAAATACCAGTTTGCCTCATCGCGTGCTTTACGAAGGCAGTCGCATTCTCGCTCTAACTCTTTAACTCGCTCTTCAAGGGTAACTATTTTTTGTTGCAACTCCGCATTTTTTGATTTCTCCTCACCCAAATACCAATGGGCATCGTTCAATGCCTTTTGAAACCGATTGACCGCCTCCATAAACTCTCCAATTGACTGAAGAAGCTTCTCCTTACACTCTTCAAAACTTTTTTCCTTTTCCATTTCTACCCCCTTTCCATTCTCCCCTCTTTCTGTAAACACAGATTGCGCCGCTCCAATTTTATATTCTCATCATTTTGTTAGCAAGAAAAAATTAATTTTTATGCCAGTAGGAAGCAAGCAAAGAAGCCGTAAAAACAGACAAAATCACAAATACTCCCGCGGGAAGCGCACTTTTTTCTCCAAAGTGCTTCAAAGCAAGCACTACTCCCAGTCCCGCATTTTGCATTCCGATTTCAATGCTTAAAGTCCTTCGTCGTGAAATATTCAATCTAAAAAATTTCCCCACCCCATAACCTAAGAAGTACCCCAAAAGATTATGTAACAAAACCACAAGCACTATTAAAGCGGTAAGGAGCATTAAATACCTTTGATTAAGCGCAACCACTAAAGAACAAATAAAGACGATAAAGGTAACAGAAATCGCCGGAAAGATTTTAATAAACGACTTAATTTTCCCCTTTAAAATACTTTTTATCCCAAAACCAACAAAAAGTGGCAATACCACCATCAAAAAAATATTTAAAAACATTCTCCAGAAATTAATTTTTAAAATGAACCTTGCCAAAAGATAAGTAAGCCCTGGCGTGGCAAGAGGAGAAAGCAGAGTAGAAACGGTGGTCAAGCAAACAGAATAGGCAACATCTGCCTTTGCCAGATAAGAAATCACATTAGAAGACATTGCCCCGGGAGCAGAGCCGGTTAAGATTATCCCCAAAGCGAGCTCTGGGGGTAAATTAAATAACTTTGCTAAACTAAATCCCAGAAGAGGCATTATGCTATATTGAGCAACCGTTCCCAAGAGAAGAATCTTGGGTGAATTTAAAGTATTCTTAAAATCTTTAGGCTCAAGCACAACTCCCATCCCAAACATCGTCAAAGCAAAAAACCAATCCATCCCCGGTCTTAGAGGAATAAAAAATTGAGGAAAGAAATAGGCAAGCCCGGCGAATAAAATCACCCAAAAACCAAAAAGCTTAGTGTAGAGGTCTAATAGATACATTATCTACTTTTTGTAGTTGTCTGGTTTGTTTAGTGCGTTGGACTCGTTTTGTTCGTAGCAACCTAAATGTACAAACCAATAAAACCAAAAAAACTTATTTCCTTAGCGAGCCCTGTATTATTTCAAGAACTTCTTGATGGACAATTCCATTTGAAGCAAGATAATTGGGCATTTTCAAATGCCAAGGATTACCCTTAAAGTCGGTAAATTCTCCTCCCGCCTCCTTTACTATTAAAGCTCCTCCTGCAAAATCCCAGGGCTGGTCATTGAACTCAATATCTAAATCAATTCTCCCTTCCGCCAGCAGTGCTAAATGTTCTGCAGTAGAACCAAACATCCGGATATTAAAAACTTTTGTAGAGAGATTTTTTAAGACTACGGACATCTCTTCCGGGCTATACCTGATAGAACTATCATAAACGCAAGTGGCGGAGGATAATTTTCTGTCGGAGACCTTTAATCGCTTCCCGTTTAAATACGCCCCTTTCCCTTTCTCTGCCCAGTATAACCGCCCATCCAAAGGAAAATAAATTACTCCCAAAACCACCTCGTTTTTATACTCCAAAGCAATAGAGGTGCCGAAGATGGGAATATTTTTCACAAAATTATGCGTCCCATCCAAGGGGTCAATAATCCATTTGTATTCTGAATTATTTAATTGTGGATTCTCTTCGGAAAGAATGGAATGTTCAGGAAAATGCTCCTTTATATTCTCAATGATAACCTTTTCCGCTTCTAAATCTACATTGCTCACCAACTGCGTTTTTCCTTTGGATTTAATGTTTTTAACCTTCCCAAAATTTTCTTTCAATATTTCTCCTGCTTTTCTTGCGGAAATTATCGCCAGTTCTTTAAATTGAGAAATTCCATTTTTCATAGCAAACTATCTCCTCCATCTCTTTTCTATTGATTGTCGGGTTAATTTCTTTAGGATAACCTAAAGTCATTAATTCTACTACGCGCACCTCACTGGGTATAGATAAAATTTCTTTTACCTTATCTTCATAAAAAGCACCGATAAAACATGTCCCCAAACCTTCTTCCACCGCTTTTAAACTTATATGCGTAAGAGCAATTGCCACATCTATCGGATAAGCATACTGTCCGCAGGTCATCTTATAATCGGTGTTTACTGCACAGGCAACAATTACTATTGGTGCTTCACTTACAAATTTCTGTCCTTTGGCAGCAGACATAAGTTCCAAACGCTTGTTTTTATCTCGGACGATAATAAAACGCCATTCTTGAAGGTTCTTTGCCGAAGGTGCCAGCCTCCCCGCTTCCAAAACTCTCTTTAATTTTTCCTCTTCAACCGGTCTATCCCGATAATTTCTTACGCTCCTTCTTTTATTTACTGCCTCCATTAATTCCATCTCATCCTCCTCTTTAAAACCTCTTTCCATAAATATAGAACGAAACGTCTTTACCTAAAATATGCCTGAAATAAGACCTTTTGCCTTCATGCAAGAGTTTAAAACCCTCCCTTTCAAAAAATTTTTTCGCTTTCTCCGAGAGAGTTGCCAAATGGACTCCTGAAATTCTATTATTTTGAATGTGCTTCAAATAGCTATTCAGTAAGACCCTTCCTATCCCCAGATTACGAAACTCCTTTTCTATATTAATATGAAGATTGGCCGGATATTCCTTTATAAAAGAAGGTATTAAAAATTCCCCCTTTAATATACTCCTTATAAATCTAAAGATAAAGAGAAAATTTTTCTTCTTTAAAAAACTGAACCTACAAAAAAATCTTAACAATATTTTAGGAAAAATCTTAAGTAAAAACATCCGATTAAACCTCGCCACATCTTTAGAGCCAAATATATAACCCAAAACCTTACCCTTTCTTTCCGCGACAAAACAGGTTTCGGGTTCGTAATCAGTAAAGTAGCAAGTCAGAACATCGGCAACAATTTCTTTATCCGTAAAGAAAATGTCTGCAGGTTCTCCTATAAAAGCAGTCTCCCAAGCAATTTTTCTTACATAATTACGGTCTTCGTTTCTATAGGCACGAATTACTATATCTTTCATCACTCTAGTTCTATAATTCTCCAAGCAGTTTCATCAAATGGTAAAAGGCGGACACGGGAACTGGCGGAGGCAAGAATATAATCCGGGTCTCCCAAGACCGAATAAGGTACCTTAATCACCATAGTTCTTTTTTTATTCTCATATTTTAAATTAACATCTTTAATAAAAAGGGTGTGTTTTTTATCTTTTACACGGACCCCACTCATATCTATTATCAATTTTAACTTCGGCATCTGAGAAAAGTCTTCATTTGTTTTATAACCAATAAGAAACACAGAAATCCCAAAATCTTTATCTATTCTTCTTCTCAAATTAAGCTTAACAAAGAAATTTTCTTTATCTGAACCGCAAGCAAGAGCAGAGATAATTTTTTCCGGAGGATTCTCTCCTTCAACGTACTCTTCCTC
Proteins encoded in this window:
- the dprA gene encoding DNA-processing protein DprA → MEEKEALMILNSVESIGFLKLKRLKETVGSFNRVFAQSEEELCKIEGITKNLAIKIKKAFKEFDLQRELALVKEKNITLVSLDDDDYPENLKEIYDPPYLLYVKGALKNIDKNALAIVGSRLASYYGLSLAERFSFLLASRGITIVSGLARGIDTQAHKGALRAKGRTLAVLGSGLVNIYPQENKKIAEEIENSGAIISEFPLKHPPLKQNFPRRNRIISGLSKGVIVVEAGESSGALITADFALDEGREVFAVPGKVDSPTSRGTHSLIKQGAKLVSSVEDILEELKLDILDLKEENSKPAKILPLEEKEEKIYHLLDNEPKYIDEVKEEAALELTELANILVKLELKGLIKQLPGKMFVKK
- a CDS encoding 3-deoxy-D-manno-octulosonic acid transferase; this translates as MYIFYDIVFAFLSFFYLTYLIYKRKYHRDFLQRLGIFPKNFFQKIKGKKVVWIHAVSVGEVNASRFLWKLLRESYADYKIVFSTVTKTGNVLARKFALPDEIVIYAPLDFSFIVRKTFRAIKPSLLVVLETELWPNFIFQSYMLKIPMVLVNARISDKAFRRYRLVKFLLKPILRRISLVLAQSQKDKKRFIDLGVNQEKVSVTGNMKFDDTDYADSKKDYTDLRRKLGIGTKEKLLVAGSTHKGEEKIILAVYKELLLDYPDLRLVLAPRHPERSTEIEKLVIKKRFSSIRLSSLNYQLPVTNYQLTVFILDTVGQLRNYYMIADIVFVGGSLTKKGGHNIIEPAVFSKAVISGKYFFNFLDIFKVFQEKNAVLVCENKKEFKDCIINLLDAPAERERIGLLAKEVVLKARGATARNLEALSKYLDR
- the topA gene encoding type I DNA topoisomerase; this encodes MAKGLVIVESPAKAKTLNKILGDGYTVESSMGHVMDLRGSSMSVEIENNFKPHYSILPGRKKVINKLKKTVKDEPCLYLATDPDREGEAISWHLSNLLGKNKTMHRVVFHEITPEAVREAFKHPTTINMNLVNAQQARRILDRIVGYSLSPLLWKKVGRGLSAGRVQSVAVKLIVEREKEIKNFIPQEYWEIEAELKKRKIEHLTPLVEGKSTPPPEESFKAKLEKIGENKAEIKNRETAEDLVEKIKREKFLVKNIELKQKRKNPQPPFTTSKLQQEAFNKLHFSAEKTMRIAQQLYEGIDLGKEETVGLITYMRTDSVRVADSALEELRRFIQERFGKDYLPDVSYQYRSKKSAQEAHEAIRPTSVLREPDKIKGYLTSEQFKLYELIWRKFVASQMNPAVFEVMSVDIQAGEYLFSASGSKLLFPGYLIIYKEDNNNENILPILEEGEELLLMNLLPSQHFTKPPPRYSDATLVKALEEEGIGRPSTYAPIIQTIIARDYVRRDKGYFFPTEMGMIVTELLEESFPDILNLRFTAEMEEKLDEVEEGSVDWVKLLHEFYEPFKRKLNIAQVSMRNVRKETIATDQVCAECGRPMVIKWGRKGKFLSCSGYPECKNAKTITTGVKCPQEGCNGELVERKSRKGFFYGCSNYPNCKFTARKLPVVQNTNS
- a CDS encoding MTH938/NDUFAF3 family protein, whose amino-acid sequence is MYPPKIEKYNFGEIVIDGIFYAKDVIIYPQKINPSWWRKEGHSLFIEDIEEVLKEEPEVLIIGTGAVGLMQVSEKVKEKIKALNIELLILPTNKACQEYNKLSEKKKTIACLHLTC
- a CDS encoding sulfide-dependent adenosine diphosphate thiazole synthase — its product is MVKFEKISEEKITQAIVRDFSEEFIKNTRVDVLIAGGGPSGLMAGKKLAEAGAKVLIIEANNYLGGGFWSGGYLMNTLTVRAPAEKLLEELGIPYKEVEKGLFTTLAPHACAKLIASACDAGLRILNMTKVDDVVVKQGNRVAGLVINWSPVSTLPRQINCIDPVALESKVVIDATGHDAIICEALNKRGLLKIKGMGPMWVEASEDLIIEKTGEVHPGLIVCGMSVATVFGLPRMGPTFGAMLYSGIKAAEEVKKLLFLEEIKSNTIGHNYKI
- the xerC gene encoding tyrosine recombinase XerC; the protein is MERYIDKFLNYLKIEKNYSEHTLINYTIDLKYFSSFVGEKPIEEINHLDIRRFLAELKTKNFSKKTVARRVSCLRSFFKFLVREGYIKNNPALGMRAPKLDKKLPLFLTVDEVAKLIESAENDLSGLRDRAIMETIYSTGMRISELVGLDVEDIDFIGGAVKVRGKGKKERFVPIGDRALRAIKTYLESRFPVFKEHKAVFLNNRGRRITVRGVRLILDKYVRRTALREKISPHALRHSFATHLLERGADLRAVQELLGHANLSTTQIYTHVTAERLKAVYEKAHPRA